One genomic region from Thermococcus sp. encodes:
- a CDS encoding AI-2E family transporter, with the protein MKAEELVWGAVVAVILYVTWRVVHPLVAPIFFGLVLAYASYPLQRRLSKRLGKKRSALAISLLMLIFGGALTLELLLVSVQVAMSFYDSVVNVFNWLLTLSLPSEVLNFLQHFQDQVVPKLADYVSREAFSIPSYVLQLVVFFFTYYYALAYGEEIREQVYALLPDKNRELGEEILESVNKTLSALVRAWLLLNVAKGILMTVGFIIFRVSDLYTAIVAGFLTFAFSFVPLFEGWMIWLAAAVYFAVEGAYLHALGIALYGFFLVSPMPDYTIRPMLVARDTELDETLVFIGMIGGTWAMGLKGLIIGPIVLNLLLVLLKEWKRLTEFSRRPSPVPQGLSSRRQG; encoded by the coding sequence ATGAAGGCCGAGGAACTCGTCTGGGGCGCGGTTGTGGCGGTCATACTTTACGTAACGTGGAGGGTAGTGCATCCATTAGTTGCCCCCATCTTCTTTGGGCTCGTACTTGCCTATGCATCCTATCCCCTTCAGAGGAGGCTCTCCAAAAGGCTCGGAAAAAAGCGCTCCGCACTGGCAATCAGCCTTTTGATGCTCATCTTTGGCGGAGCCTTAACACTTGAACTGCTCCTCGTTTCTGTTCAGGTTGCCATGTCCTTCTATGACAGCGTTGTAAATGTCTTCAACTGGCTACTCACACTCTCGCTCCCTTCAGAGGTTCTCAACTTCCTCCAGCACTTTCAGGACCAGGTAGTTCCAAAATTGGCCGACTACGTTTCGAGGGAAGCCTTCTCGATTCCCTCCTACGTCCTTCAGCTCGTTGTTTTCTTCTTCACCTACTACTACGCCCTAGCCTACGGTGAGGAAATCAGAGAACAGGTTTATGCCCTCCTTCCGGATAAAAACCGTGAGCTCGGTGAGGAAATCCTCGAAAGCGTGAATAAAACCCTGTCCGCCCTCGTCAGGGCCTGGCTTCTTCTAAACGTCGCCAAGGGAATCCTCATGACGGTTGGCTTCATTATCTTCCGCGTTTCGGACCTGTACACCGCTATAGTTGCCGGCTTCCTGACCTTTGCCTTCTCCTTCGTTCCCCTCTTTGAGGGCTGGATGATTTGGCTCGCCGCGGCAGTATACTTCGCCGTTGAAGGGGCCTACCTCCACGCCCTTGGCATAGCCCTCTACGGCTTTTTCCTCGTTTCGCCGATGCCGGACTACACGATAAGGCCCATGCTCGTTGCCAGGGATACGGAGCTCGACGAGACCCTGGTCTTCATAGGAATGATTGGCGGAACGTGGGCGATGGGGCTGAAAGGCCTCATAATCGGGCCTATAGTTCTTAACCTTCTCCTCGTCCTGCTTAAAGAATGGAAAAGGCTCACAGAATTTTCACGCCGGCCTTCTCCAGTTCCTCAAGGGCTTTCCTCTCGTCGTCAGGGTTGA
- a CDS encoding nicotinamidase: protein MPEEALIVVDMQRDFMPGGALPVPEGDKIISKCNEYIRKFREKGALIVATRDWHPENHISFKEQGGPWPRHCVQNTPGAEFVVDLPEDAVIISKATEPDKEAYSGFEGTNLAEILREKGVKRVYICGVATEYCVKATALDALKHGFEVYLLSDAVKGINPDDERKALEELEKAGVKIL from the coding sequence ATGCCGGAGGAGGCGCTCATAGTTGTGGACATGCAGAGGGACTTTATGCCGGGGGGAGCCCTTCCCGTCCCCGAGGGGGACAAGATAATCTCGAAATGCAACGAGTACATAAGGAAGTTCAGGGAAAAGGGAGCTCTTATAGTTGCAACCCGCGACTGGCACCCGGAGAACCACATAAGTTTCAAGGAACAGGGAGGACCATGGCCGAGGCACTGCGTTCAGAACACACCAGGGGCGGAGTTTGTCGTTGACCTGCCTGAGGACGCGGTTATAATCTCAAAGGCTACCGAACCGGACAAGGAAGCCTATTCCGGTTTCGAGGGAACGAACCTGGCAGAGATTCTGAGGGAAAAAGGCGTCAAGAGGGTTTACATATGCGGTGTCGCTACCGAGTACTGCGTTAAGGCAACGGCTTTAGATGCTCTAAAACACGGCTTTGAGGTTTACCTGCTGAGCGACGCCGTGAAGGGCATCAACCCTGACGACGAGAGGAAAGCCCTTGAGGAACTGGAGAAGGCCGGCGTGAAAATTCTGTGA
- a CDS encoding DUF2240 family protein, whose protein sequence is MHPLKEAVEVKGSAEFTRSELVGILSFKLRRFSVSEAKERIREWLEEGLLEEHNGMLVAKLEILEEKEKPENLLGEMVVYIARTLRWTELEVMEGIKALRERYGDLDERILAYLFGLEKGIDMSRFKDRLEV, encoded by the coding sequence ATGCATCCGCTGAAGGAGGCAGTTGAGGTCAAGGGCTCGGCCGAGTTCACGAGGAGCGAGTTAGTCGGAATTCTGAGCTTTAAGTTGAGGCGCTTTTCGGTTAGCGAGGCTAAGGAGAGAATCAGGGAATGGCTTGAGGAGGGTCTACTGGAGGAGCACAATGGAATGCTCGTGGCAAAACTCGAAATTCTGGAGGAAAAGGAAAAACCAGAGAACCTCCTGGGTGAGATGGTGGTTTACATAGCGAGAACCCTTAGGTGGACGGAGCTTGAGGTCATGGAGGGTATAAAAGCCCTCCGCGAGCGCTACGGCGATTTGGACGAGAGGATTCTGGCTTACCTCTTCGGCCTTGAGAAAGGGATAGACATGTCCCGCTTCAAAGACAGGCTTGAGGTTTAA
- a CDS encoding PaaI family thioesterase: MEQRTHRLANERLVGRPLKIEPGRAEVELLTTEEMAVDEYGLVHGGFTFGLADYAAMLAVNEPTVVLGKAEVRFLKPVKVGDILIAKAEVVEDLGRKKIVKADVFRGSEKVFEGTFHCYVLDRHVLE, encoded by the coding sequence ATGGAGCAGAGGACTCACAGACTGGCCAATGAAAGGCTCGTTGGCAGACCGTTGAAGATTGAACCTGGAAGAGCCGAGGTCGAGCTTTTAACAACTGAAGAGATGGCCGTTGACGAGTACGGCCTCGTTCACGGTGGTTTTACGTTTGGGCTGGCTGACTACGCGGCGATGTTAGCTGTGAACGAGCCCACCGTTGTTCTCGGGAAGGCTGAGGTGAGGTTCCTGAAGCCTGTGAAGGTCGGGGATATACTGATAGCCAAAGCAGAAGTCGTTGAAGACCTGGGGCGGAAGAAGATAGTTAAGGCTGACGTTTTCAGAGGAAGCGAGAAAGTCTTTGAGGGAACCTTCCACTGCTACGTTCTCGATAGGCACGTGCTTGAGTAA
- a CDS encoding MFS transporter, with product MAEEKGKEIFGISWNVFLLGLVSFLNDMSSEMIAPIVPAYLTEVLKAGKLASGSIMGAIESASSLFKVVFGYFSDRFRKRKAFVFTGYALSTLAKGLLAFSRNWVDFLLLRLLDRTGKGIRTAPRDALIAESSDGKTGKSFGFHRMMDTLGAVAGPLVTVLLIGLLSYLPRETLYRRIFLLSAIPGLLSLVIIALFVKDRGDEVRKKIRGISSLRSRSLQLFLIVVAVGTLGRYSYAFTLWKAEELGYTVLQGSAFYALFNLVYALSAYPIGVYSDRVSKKALIGIGFLLSALASLCFAFAGGLTFLIVAFVLYGLYMAVMDTVPRAYMAELAGDYEKGTIIGAYHTVVGLFAFPASLIAGYLWSAYSLTYSFLFASVMSFLAFILLQFD from the coding sequence GTGGCCGAAGAGAAGGGGAAGGAAATCTTTGGAATAAGCTGGAACGTCTTTCTGCTCGGGCTGGTCAGCTTTCTCAACGACATGAGCAGTGAGATGATTGCCCCAATCGTTCCTGCTTACCTAACCGAGGTTCTGAAGGCCGGAAAGCTCGCGAGCGGTTCGATAATGGGGGCGATAGAGAGCGCGAGTTCCCTCTTCAAGGTGGTCTTCGGTTACTTCAGCGATAGGTTCAGGAAAAGAAAGGCCTTCGTTTTCACGGGCTATGCCCTCTCAACCCTCGCCAAGGGTCTTCTGGCGTTCTCACGGAACTGGGTTGATTTCCTTCTCCTCAGGCTCCTTGACAGAACAGGAAAGGGCATCAGGACGGCACCACGCGACGCGCTAATAGCCGAGTCCAGCGACGGAAAAACAGGGAAGTCCTTTGGCTTCCACAGGATGATGGACACACTCGGTGCCGTTGCGGGCCCACTCGTGACGGTTCTCTTAATCGGTCTCCTCTCCTACCTACCAAGGGAGACCCTTTACCGAAGAATCTTTCTGCTCTCGGCAATCCCGGGTCTGCTCTCGCTCGTGATAATAGCCCTGTTCGTCAAGGACCGCGGTGATGAAGTCAGGAAGAAGATAAGGGGCATCTCGTCACTGAGGAGCCGGTCGCTTCAGCTGTTCCTGATTGTGGTTGCGGTTGGGACCCTGGGAAGATACAGCTACGCCTTTACCCTCTGGAAGGCCGAGGAACTCGGCTACACCGTCCTTCAGGGTTCAGCTTTCTACGCCCTCTTCAATCTCGTCTACGCCCTTTCAGCCTATCCAATAGGGGTTTACTCCGACAGGGTAAGCAAGAAGGCCCTTATCGGCATTGGCTTCCTTCTCTCGGCGTTGGCAAGTCTCTGCTTCGCCTTTGCAGGGGGTTTAACCTTTCTCATAGTGGCCTTCGTCCTCTACGGCCTCTACATGGCGGTAATGGACACCGTTCCAAGGGCCTACATGGCCGAACTCGCCGGAGACTACGAAAAGGGGACGATCATAGGGGCCTACCACACGGTGGTTGGGCTCTTTGCCTTCCCGGCTTCGCTGATTGCCGGCTACCTCTGGAGCGCCTATTCCTTAACTTATAGCTTCCTCTTTGCCTCAGTCATGTCATTCCTGGCATTCATTCTGCTCCAGTTTGATTGA